Genomic DNA from Streptomyces sp. PCS3-D2:
TCGCCGCGGTGGGGAAGCTCTGCACCGCCGCCGGGGCGACCGCCGTCGTACCCGCCGAGGACCAGGCGGAGTCGGAACTGCTGCTCCAGGCCCGCCGGATGGCCTTTCCCGCCCTGGAGGCCCTGCGGCCCGCCACGATGATCGACGACGTGTGCGTGCCCCGCTCGCGGCTCGGCGAGATGCTCGACGGGACCGCCGCCATCGCCCGCGCCCAGAACCTCCTCATCGGCGTCTGCGCCCACGCCGGCGACGGCAACACCCATCCGATCGTCTGCTTCGACCCGGCCGACGAGGACGAGACGCGGCGGGCCCGCGAGTCCTTCGGAGAGATCATGGGGCTCGGCCTCTCCCTCGGCGGGACCATCACCGGCGAACACGGCGTCGGCGTCCTGAAGAAGGAATGGCTGGCCCGTGAACTCGGCCCGGTCGGAGTGGAGATGCAGCGGGCCGTCAAGCAGGCCTTCGATCCACTCGGGATCCTCAACCCGGGCAAGCTCTTCTGAGATCCGGGCGAGCTCTTCGGCGACCCGGGCGAGGTCGCCGGGCAGCCGGGACTCCGGGACCTGTGCGCGTTCTTCGGACCGTATGAGGCGCAGGTGGCCGCCCTGCCTGCGGCGGCCGCCCGGTCTGCGGCGCCCGCCCGGGGTCCGGGGGCCGTGCGTCATCACAGCTCACCGTCCGCCGACTCGTCCGACGGCCACGGGTCGCGCAGCCACAGGTCGTCGGCCGGGGTCGGGGTGAGCAGCTCCGCCAGCGCCGCGTCCAGGCCGAGCCGCTCCGGCTCGCTGCCGGGCGGGACGACCCGCAGGGTCCGCTCCAGCCACGCCGACACGGCGAGGGACGGGGCCTCCAGGAGGGCGTCGCCGTCGGGGGAGCTGAGCGCCATGCAGAGCACGGCCTCGTTGTCGACCTTGGTGGGCCAGATCCGGACGTCGCCGTGTCCGCAGGGACGGAACACCCCCTCGACGAGCAACTCGCGGGCGAAGGTCCAGTGGACCGGGGCGCTGGAGCCGGTGTGGAAGGTGATGTGCACGGCGTACGGGTCTTCCGTGAGGTAGAGCAGGCGCGCCGGGACGGGGATGCTGCGCTCTGGTGAAAGGACCAGCTTCAGTTCCAGCTCGCGCTCGATGGCGGGGTGGTGCATGACTGCCTCACTTCGGTCGGTGCGTGGGGCCGGATGGCACCCCACACCCGCTGAGAGCTCCGATGCACCCGGGTATGACGCGACTTTCGACGCCGAGCACGAAATTGGCCGAATCTTGTCGGCTGACCAAAAGCGGCCATGGGGAGTGACGTTCGCTCAATGGCTTGGATTCTCCCGTTACCGGACCTGTCGGGCCTCTGTTCTTGGCTATGGTCCTCCCCTTGCACAAGCCTCAAGCCACGATCGGAGTTGGGGACATGACGGCCTCCCCTGGTGACGGTGAGCACGCGGCCCGCGAGGGCTTCTACCCGGATCCGTCCATCCCGGGGTACATCAGGTACTGGAACGGCGCGGCCTGGGTCCCGGGCACGAGCCGCCCCGCCCCGGCGGCGCCCGAGCCCGCCCCGGCGCCCGTCCCCGTCCCCGTTCCCGCTCCGGTCCGTCCGTTCCCCGCCCGGGCTCCCGTCGCCGCTCCCGCCGTCCGCGCCGACGAGACGGGGCCGGTGTTCCTGGACGAGACCTCCGCGACCGAGGCGCTGGCGGAATCCGCGGCGGAGCCGGAGCCGGCCCCGGATACCCCGGCCGCGCAGACGCAGGCGCCGGCCCCCGTGTGGCAGGCGGACCCCGTGCACCAGGCCGGCTTCGGTGGGCCGCGTGACCGCCGAGTGTCCTGGGGCAGCCCGCAGGAGCCCGATTCCGCGTCCGCGCCCGCACCCAACCCGGTGCCGGCGCCGGCACCGGCGGACGATCCGGGGCAGGCGTCGGCCCGGCCCGCAGGGATCTCCCTGACCCGTCCGCCGTCGGAGCCCCCGGCGCCCACGAGACGGCCCGCGCAGTCCTCCGCGGGCATCCTGTCCGCACGTTCCCCGGCCGCGCAGGCTCCCGTGGCCCCGGCGGCCCCGGCGTGGCCCGACGCCCCCGGAACGGGCGGCCCCGGTCCCACCGGGGTCACCTCCTCCTGGCCCGAGGCGGCCCCCGCCGCCGCTCCCGCCCGCACTCCGGGGCCCGCCCGCACCCCCGCGCCCGCCCCGGCTCGTACCCCCGCGCCCGCCCCGGCTCGTACCCCCGCGCCCGCTCCGGCTCCCGCAGCCGCGCCCGCTCCGGCTCCCGCAGCCGAGCGGGCGCCTGCTCCCGCCCGCCCCGAGGTGTGGGAGCCCCGGCCCGCAGGCGTGCGCCCGAAGCTCGTGCAGCCCGCCGCGGACGCGGCCCCCTCGCAGCCGCAGGCCGGGGGCTGGGAGCCGCGTGGATCGGCACAGGACCGTGCGGGCACCGGTACCGGCCGCCCCGCCACGCCCCGGGCCGTGTTCGAGCGGATGGCCGAACGGGCCGTGCGTCCCGCCGGGCTGGCCCGCCGAGTCCTCGCCCGGATCCTGGACTCCCTCGTGCTCGGCGCGGTGGCCGCCGCCGCGGCCCGGCCCCTTCTGCCCGGTGCCGCCGCCCACGTCCAGGCCAAGGTGGACGCCGCCCGGGCGAGCGGCCGCACCACCACCGTCTGGCTGCTCGACCCGACCATCGCCGGCAGCCTGGGCCTGGTCTTCGGGGCCGTCCTGCTCTTCGGTGTCCTGTACGAGGCGTTGCCCACCGCCCGCTGGGGCCGCACCCCGGGCAAGAAGCTGCTGGGCGTCCGGGTCCTGTCCACCGCCACGCTGCGCCCGCCGTCCTTCGGCGCGGCTCTGGGCCGCTGGCTCGTGTACGCCTTCCTGGGCCTGCCCGGCAGCCTGTGGTGCCTCGTCAACCGCCCCCGCCGACAGGCTTGGCACGACAAGGCGGCCGGGACGTACGTGGCCCGGTAGGGCCGGTCCGGCGGGCCGGGGCCCGGCCCGTGCCGCCCCGAATGGACGCGGTCCCGTTGCGGGGGCGGCGGACCCGGGTTCGACTCGGGCCATGAGTACCGACCAGCCGCCGCCGGGGCAGCCGCCCGAGGAAGACCCGTTCCGCAAGAAGCCCCAGGAACCGACGCCTCCGTCGGGCGGTTCGCCCTACGGACCGCCGCCGCCCGGAAGCGGCGGACCGCCGCCCCCGGGCGGCCCGGGGGCCGGCGGCGGGGGATACCCGCCCCCGCCGCCCCCGTACGGAGGCGGCGACCCGTACGGCGGTGGCGGGGGCTACGGCATGCCCGACCCGCTGGCCGGCATGCCCCCGCTCGCCGACTTCGGCAAGCGGCTCGCTGCCCGCGTCATCGACGTGCTGATCGTCGCCGTCCCGCTGTTCCTCATCCAGTTGGCCTTCGGCACGAACCGCTACACGGTCGAGACCGACCGGGGCGAGGACGTCAGCGAGGTCTTCACCAGGTCCTACAGCGGCAGCGGTCTGGTCATGACCCTGATCTCGATCGTCGCGTACCTCGGCTACGACTGGTTCTTCACCAAGAAGGACGGCCGGACGGTCGGCAAGAGGGCGATGGGCCTGCGCGTCGCCATGCTCAACGACGGCAGCGTGCCGGACTCCGGCACGTCCCTGACCCGGGCCGCCGTGCTCTGGCTGCCGACACTGATCTGCTGCTTCTGCCTGTGGCCGATCGCGTTGATCGTCTCGATCCTCGCCGACAAGCCGTACAAACAGGGCCTGCACGACAAGGCCGCCAAGACCGTGGTGGTCCAGGCGACCTGACGGACGTCGCACACCCGCACGCACCCGTACGCGCGGCCGCGGGGCGGGCGGCCTCCCCCCGGTGGAGGCCGCCCGTCCCGCGCCGTGCCCGGGTCGCGTGCGGAGCCTCAGTGGTGAACGGGATGTTCGGCCGAGGCCGTCCGCGACTCGGGCGCCCGGGCGCCGGGCGTCGCCTCCGCGGTGGGCGCGGTCGGCGCGCCGGCCCCCGTACGCGCCGCGTGGCGGCCGCGGCGCTTCGGAACGGGCACGGTGAGGGCGACGAGCAGACCCAGGGCGAGCGCGGCGGCGGAGATGACCGCGACGCCGAGCCCGGTGCTCGTCTGCGAGAGCAGCAGCATGGCGATCGTCGACACGATGACCGTGGCGGACCCGTATGCGAGCTGTGCGGCAGTCGGACGCGGCATGGCGATATCCGTCCTCGGTGAGGGGGAGGGGGAGTCGGCTCAACCAACGTCGCGCGTCAAGTGACTCCATGACGGGATGCCCGGGGCGAGCCCCCGGTAAGCGTGACCTAACACACGGTGCCGGAGCACAGGGGGCGCACGGGATCATTTTTTCGCGCCCCGCAGGGGGAGAAAGGGGACGCTACGGACCTGTCGGAGCGTCGGGAAGGGTCCTTCGCCCCGTATGGCTGCGGAACGTCCGGATAGCGGAACTCCCTGACCGCATAGTG
This window encodes:
- a CDS encoding RDD family protein, with amino-acid sequence MSTDQPPPGQPPEEDPFRKKPQEPTPPSGGSPYGPPPPGSGGPPPPGGPGAGGGGYPPPPPPYGGGDPYGGGGGYGMPDPLAGMPPLADFGKRLAARVIDVLIVAVPLFLIQLAFGTNRYTVETDRGEDVSEVFTRSYSGSGLVMTLISIVAYLGYDWFFTKKDGRTVGKRAMGLRVAMLNDGSVPDSGTSLTRAAVLWLPTLICCFCLWPIALIVSILADKPYKQGLHDKAAKTVVVQAT
- a CDS encoding SsgA family sporulation/cell division regulator, which gives rise to MHHPAIERELELKLVLSPERSIPVPARLLYLTEDPYAVHITFHTGSSAPVHWTFARELLVEGVFRPCGHGDVRIWPTKVDNEAVLCMALSSPDGDALLEAPSLAVSAWLERTLRVVPPGSEPERLGLDAALAELLTPTPADDLWLRDPWPSDESADGEL
- a CDS encoding RDD family protein, whose amino-acid sequence is MTASPGDGEHAAREGFYPDPSIPGYIRYWNGAAWVPGTSRPAPAAPEPAPAPVPVPVPAPVRPFPARAPVAAPAVRADETGPVFLDETSATEALAESAAEPEPAPDTPAAQTQAPAPVWQADPVHQAGFGGPRDRRVSWGSPQEPDSASAPAPNPVPAPAPADDPGQASARPAGISLTRPPSEPPAPTRRPAQSSAGILSARSPAAQAPVAPAAPAWPDAPGTGGPGPTGVTSSWPEAAPAAAPARTPGPARTPAPAPARTPAPAPARTPAPAPAPAAAPAPAPAAERAPAPARPEVWEPRPAGVRPKLVQPAADAAPSQPQAGGWEPRGSAQDRAGTGTGRPATPRAVFERMAERAVRPAGLARRVLARILDSLVLGAVAAAAARPLLPGAAAHVQAKVDAARASGRTTTVWLLDPTIAGSLGLVFGAVLLFGVLYEALPTARWGRTPGKKLLGVRVLSTATLRPPSFGAALGRWLVYAFLGLPGSLWCLVNRPRRQAWHDKAAGTYVAR